In Providencia hangzhouensis, the DNA window CAGTGTGCGATGGGGAGTTTTTCTACTTGCTGGCAATTATGGGCAAGACCTATCGGATAAAAACCGGTTTTTTGCCAATTTGCTAGAGTCCTATCATAGAACCCACCTCCCATACCTAACCGTTGCCCTTGAGTATCAAAAGCCACTAATGGGATAAGCATGATATCCAGTTTCTCAAGTGGTAGCACATCTCTAACATCAAGCGGTGGTTCATCAATATTAAATCTGTTTTTAACGAGTTGGCTATCGGGGCGATAGTGAAGAAACAATAAATGGTGGCGACTAAAAGGATGCAAAACAGGGAGATAGACTTGTTTGCCTTCAGCCCAGAGCGCCTGAATAAGCGGTTTAGTATCAATTTCGCCATCAAAAGAAAGAAACAACGCAATCGTGTTGGCTTGTGCTATTTTCGGGTGGTTTAATGCATTATGCATGAGTTGTTCCGCAGCGTCATATTGCTGCTGAGCGCTTAATTGACGACGTGCTTGGCGGATTGTTTGACGTACCTGCTGGCGTTGGGTCGAGAGGGAGTCTTGCATGTGATAACCTGTTATATATGCGATAAAAAACAGTTAACCAAGAAAGTAAATTACTTAAAGTATATCGCAAGATGAAAGGTTATGTAGAAAACAAATGAAAAATAAGCAGGAACTTAATTGAGGGTCTCCAAGATGCCGTTGTAGGCTGTAACCCTTGAACCCTTGGTTCAAGGTGAACGCAGTTTAGCAACCTTTAGGCTTCCTGAGCGAATCAGGCATGCTCACCAGCGCCATAACCACATTCTATTTAGTTGAAATATCGGCTCAGGGGACTCGCCCACTCACGCGCATCTCAGAGAAATTTGGTTTGAGAACTTATCGTTACTCAGTGATTTCATTGTACGAAACTAGATTTAAAATGCAACCTTAATTTTGTATATTTTTTTCTACTAGTGTCTGATTAATAAGCAGATTTACTCTAGGGGCAATACCTGCCTCTCAGTAATTTTCACCTGATCGTGCAACGCTTGTTCGATTGTGTGCTGCAACATTTTTATTTTCTCTTCCATATTATAAGCATAATCACGCGTTTTTGTCTTTTCTTGTGCTAATTCGTGACAGACGTTCAATGCTACGATAAAAATAAGTTGTTCCATATTGGTCACACCGCTTCTATCTTTCAGATTTTGCAAGCGTTGTTCTAATTCTTTAGCCGACTCAAGAAGGGCTTCTTTTTGTTCTGATGGGCAGTTAACTCGCATTGAACGCCCGAAAATCTGGATGTCGACAGGTTGTGCGGACATGATACCTCCATACTGAATAATACTCGCCATAAATACATCATATTTGGCGCAATTAATAGATAAGACAAAAGCATACTGGTCTAGCGGCTATCCTTGATGGTAGCATATCACGAATCATAAGCTAACATGACGAATTCAGATGTCTATACAAAAATCTTTACCAAACTATGAATCACTGGACAAACTACTGCAACAGCACTCAATCGCACTTACTGCCGCAGAGATCCATGGTCTAATAACCGGGTTGATCTGTGGTGGGGGACGTGATCAAAGCTGGCAAACGTTAGTCCATGACCTTGCTAACGATGGTTTAGCTTTTCCACAAACCGTTTCACAGCCACTGCGAGAACTTTTTGATACCACGTTTGAAGCACTTGATGATAGCGAGTTTGCATTTACTATGCTATTTCCTGACGAAGATGCTTCTGTTTTTGACCATGCTGATGCGCTAGCTGGCTGGGTAAATCACTTTTTATTAGGTGTTGGTGTTACACAACCGAAACTGGCTGATAAAAAAGAGATAAGCGAGGTTATCACAGATTTACGCAATATTGGTATGCTTGGTTATGATGAAGACGAAGACCAAGAAGAACTCGAGCAAGCGTTAGAAGAAGTGGTGGAGTATGTCAGGGTGGCGGTGCAATTATGTTACATTGCATTGATTGAGCCAACTAAAGGCCAAGGCCCAACCGCAGTGGAAAATGATAAGCCAGTTCTTCATTAGTTTCTTTTAACGTGTAACGTGAGTTTTCAAAGCCACTTAACTTTATCGGACGATATTATATTATTGATAAAATTAAGTGCTTGAAAACGGGGTGTATCCAGTTTTAAGTCATTTCGCCAGTGTATGTTGCTATGTGATTGGTTAAACACAAGCAATATATTCAGCAATCTAATTATTCTGATAATAAGGCAAAAACGGTATGAATAAACAGGAATTTATTTCTCGTCGCAATGCATTATTGGCTCAAATGCAACCAGGCAGTGCAGCAATTATTTTCTCAGCGCCTCCTGCGCAGCGTAATGCGGATTGCGAATACCCGTACCGTCAACACAGTGATTTCCTTTATTTGACGGGGTTTAGCGAACCTGAAGCCGTATTAGTGTTGATTAAGAGCGATGAAAAACATAGCCATTCTGTTCTTTTTAACCGTGTTCGTGATTTAACTGCTGAAATTTGGTTTGGTCGCCGCCTTGGCCAAGACGCCGCACCTGAAAAGTTAGGTATCGACAAAGCGTTACCTTTCAATGAAATAGAAGAACAACTTTATCAATTACTGAACGGCCTCGATGTGGTTTATCATGCACAGGGGGAGTTTGCCTATGCCGATAAATTAGTATTTGATGCCTTAGATATTTTACGTAAAGGCAGCCGCCGTCACTTACGAGCGCCACAAACATTGGTAGATTGGCGGCCGATTGTCCATGAAATGCGCTTATTTAAGTCAGAAGAAGAAATTAATACTCTGCGTATGGCTGGGCGAATTTCTGCTCTCGCACACGTTAGAGCCATGGAAACTTGCCGACCTAATATGTATGAATACCAACTTTGTGGTGAGTTAGAACACGAATTTACTCGCCATGGTGCACGTTTCCCTTCGTACAACTCCATTGTGGGTAGTGGTGAAAATGCCTGTATTTTGCATTACACCGAAAATGAGAGCCTAATGAAGGATGGCGAATTAGTCTTGATTGATGCGGGGGCAGAATTTGAAGGCTATGCAGGGGATATCACGCGTACTTTCCCAGTAAATGGTAAATTTAGCCAAGCGCAACGTGAAATTTACGATATCGTCCTTAAAGCGTTAAATACCGCGTTAGAGCTATACCGCCCGGGAACCAGTATTCATGAGGTGACTCGTGAAATTGTTCGTATCAAAACAGAAGGTCTTGTCGCACTTGGAATTTTACAAGGCGATGTGGATCAATTGATCGAAAACAAAGCATATCAGCCATTCTTTATGCATGGTCTAAGTCATTGGTTAGGGTTAGATGTACATGATGTAGGTTTTTATGGCACAGACCGCGACCGTACACTTGAAGTGGGGATGGTATTAACTGTTGAGCCTGGTTTATATATTGCTCCAGATGCCGATGTGCCACCACAATATCGCGGTATTGGTGTACGTATCGAAGATGATATTGTTATCACCGAAAACGGAAATGAAAACTTAACAGATTTAGTCGTGAAAGACCCTGATGAAATTGAAGCCCTAATGGCGGCAGTAACGCACAATTTAGGGTAGCTGTCAGTCATCATAGAAAGGTAATAAACAACGCATGAATGTGATCATCGTGGGGGGCGGTATGGCGGGTGCAACATTAGCACTGGCGATATCATCCCTTAGCCAAGGAAAATTATCGGTTTCATTAATCGAGGCAGCTTTGCCTGATGGCAAACATCCGGGATTCGACGCACGTGCGATTGCGCTAGCTCACGGTACTTGCCAGTCGTTAGCAAAAATAGGCGTTTGGCCTGCTTTAGCGGATTGTGTGACCCCCATTAATCATGTTCATGTGTCTGATAGAGGCCATGCTGGTTTTGTGAATATCGCAGCCGATGATTATCATATCGATGCTCTAGGCAATGTTATTGAACTGCACGAAGCTGGTGCCCGCCTATTTTCATTGTTACGTAAAGCCCCCGGTGTAACCCTTTATTGCCCTGCAAAAGTAGAAAATGTTTATCGTGAACAAGAGATTGTGACGGTCACCTTGGATAATGGAGATAAGGTGACAGGGGAATTACTGATTGCTGCGGATGGCAGCCATTCCGCGATTGGTAAAGCCTGCCATATGCAATGGCAACAGGACGATTATGGGCAAGTGGCTATTATCGCGAATGTGAAAACCGCCATAGACCCACAAGGCCAAGCCTTTGAACGCTTTACGGAATTTGGCCCATTAGCCTTGTTGCCAATGTCACAAGGCCGTAGTTCATTGGTTTGGTGCCATCAGCAAGAACAAGCTGACACAATCAGGTCTTGGGATGATGAGACATTCAAGGATAAATTACAGCAAGCATTCGGCTGGCGGCTAGGCGAAATCGTCATGGCCGGTAAGCGTCATTGTTATCCATTGGTATTACGTAAGGCGCTTAACCCTGTTAGTCATCGAGTCGTGTTAGTGGGGAACGCTGCTCAGACCCTGCATCCTATTGCGGGGCAAGGCTTTAATTTAGGTATCCGTGATGTGATGCAACTGGCTCACATTGTGGTAGATGCAAACGCGAAAGGGCAAGACATTGGCCGTTATTCATTACTTAGCCAATACCAGCAAGCCAGAGCGTTAGATAGAGACAAAACGGTTACGATAACCGACGGTTTGGTTCGTTTATTTGCGAATCGCTGTTTACCGCTTATTGTCGGGCGTAACTTAGGTTTAATGGCAATGGAAATGTTACCGCCAGCTCGTGATGTTTTGGCTCGCCAAACATTGGGTTGGGTTGCACACCAATAACCACGAAATAAAGAGGAATAAAAAATATGCAATCATTTGATGTGGTTATCGCCGGTGGTGGTATGGTTGGGTTGGCACTCGCTTGTGGGCTTGAAGGGAGTGGGCTCCGTGTTGCGGTAATTGAGACTCATCCACCCAAGGTACCATTTAGTGTAGCAGAGCCGCATGCATTAAGGGTATCTGCTATTAATGCGGCAAGTGAAAAGTTACTGACCCACTTAGGTGTATGGTCAACTATTAAAGGAATGCGAGCTTCTGCATATAATGGCATGGAAGTTTGGGATAACGATAGCTTTGGGCGTATTTCTTTTACCGCTCAAGAACGTAACCTGACGCATTTAGGGCATATTGTTGAGAATAATGTTGTACGTGATGCACTATGGCAAAAGGGGTCTCAGCTTCGCGATGTGACATTATTAGCCCCCGCAACAATTAAAAAAGTGGTGTGGGGAGAAAATGATGTTTTCATTACGTTAGATGATGAAAACATGTTAACGGCACGGTTGATTGTGGGGGCTGATGGGGCAAACTCGTGGTTGCGTAGCCATGCTGATATCCCATTAACCTTTTGGGATTATGAACATACCGCGTTAGTTGCTACGATCCGAACCGAAAAACCTCACGAAGGCGTTGCTCGACAAGCTTTTGATGGTGAAGGTATTTTGGCGTTTTTACCATTAAGTGACCCACATCTTTGCTCGATTGTCTGGTCTCAGCCTGCCACTGAGGCAGCAAGACGCCAGTCTTTAGAACCTGCTGATTTTAATAAAGAACTGGCGGTTGCATTTGATGTTCGTCTGGGTCTTTGCCAAGTGGAAAGTGAGCGATTAACCATTCCTCTCACAGGGCGTTATGCAAGGCAATTTGCAGCTCAACGCTTAGCTCTGTTGGGGGATGCGGCACATACTATTCATCCATTAGCAGGCCAAGGGGTTAACCTTGGGTTTATGGATGTGGCTATGTTGATTGGTGAAATTAAACGTTTGCACCGCGAAGGTAAAGACTTTGGTCAATATTTATACTTGCGTGATTACGAGCGCAGCCGTAAGCACAGTGCAGCGTTGATGTTAGCTGGTATGCAAGGCTTCCGTGAATTGTTTGATGGCAATAACCCTGCGAAGAAATTACTTCGTGATATCGGGCTGGTTTTAGCGGACAGCTTACCGGGTGTTAAACCGCAATTATTGAACCATGCGATGGGGCTGTTTGATATGCCGAAGTGGCTGGAACAGTTACAAGTCGAAGACACTCTCTAAATCCCTTTCTGCGAAGGCACAATCTTATAAATTGTGTCTTTTTCTTTTTTAATTTCAATATACAAAGTGTCATCACTGGTTTCTGTATACGAAATAACCCTGCCGATCTTGTTTTAGTATGAATAGCAGACTTTTCTCTTTTTATCATGACTGAAAAAAACTAATTACATTCATTTTTCGCATTAGTTTTATTTATATTGGTGTGATGAGTTTTATTGGCGAAGCTATCATTTAAATTCTTTAATTGATGATATTTTGAGCTCCTAGACGCTAAATGTAAGGGTTTTGAGTGATCATTCTCAATTATTTAACAAAAAGCACTGGCAAAATCAGAGCGCAATCAGTAATACAGATGGATGGTCGCCCTATTTTTTTTTATAGAATAGAACTGCAAACAGTGGTAGGTTTTTTAAAAGTTATCGTTTGCGTCGGGTTAAAATTATCTCGCGACTTTGTTGCAGATGGATAATTTTCACTACGCAATCACCCTGTCATATTAATTAATAATGTAAAGAGGGTATTCATGGTAAAGCAAACAACGCTATATGATGAACATATAGCCTGCGGTGCAAAAATGGTCGATTTTCATGGTTGGATGATGCCGTTGCATTATGGTTCGCAGATCAATGAACATAATTTTGTCAGAACCGAAGCAGGGATGTTTGATGTTTCCCATATGACTATTGTCGATTTACACGGCGAAGGCTGTCGTGATTTTCTTCGTTATCTTCTCGCCAACGATATCAATAAACTTACAGAGCAAGGTAAAGCCTTATATACAGGCATGCTGAATGCTTCAGGTGGTGTTATTGATGACCTGATTGTGTATTACCTCGCTGATGACTTTTATCGTCTCGTCGTCAACTCAGCAACACGCGATAAAGACCTCGCTTGGATTGAACAACATGCTAAAGGTTATGCAGTTGAAATTCGTGTTCGCGATGACTTAGCGTTATTAGCTGTCCAAGGGCCGCAAGCACCAGAAAAGGTTCATTCATTACTGAGTTCGGAACAAAATAGCGCCATTGAAGGAATGAAACCATTTTATGGTATTCAAACTGGAGATTTGTTCATCGCAACCACGGGCTATACCGGCGAAAAAGGTTATGAAATTGCTATGCCTAAAGAGCAGGTCGTTGAATTTTGGCATAAACTGCTTAAGGCAGGGGTACACCCAGCGGGCTTAGGGGCGCGGGATACTTTGCGCCTTGAAGCCGGTATGAACCTATATGGGCAAGATATGGATGAAACGATTTCACCATTAGCCGCGAATATGGGATGGACGATCTCTTGGAAACCAGAAGATCGCCAATTTATTGGCCGTGAAGCATTGGAAAAATTACGCGAACAAGGTACTGAAAAACTTGTCGGTATTGTGATGCGTGAAAAAGGTATACTGCGTGCAGGGCAAGTTGTCCGCTTTACTGATGAACTGGGGAAACTACAAGAAGGGGTAATAACCAGTGGCTCTTTCTCGCCAACCCTTGGCTTCAGTATTGCGTTAGCGCGTGTCCCGAACGGAATTCAAGACAAAGCAATTGTTGAAATCAGACAAAGAGAAATGCCAGTTGAAGTTGTTAAACCGGGCTTTGTCCGTGAAGGTAACTGCTTAGTGTAATTTGGGCGAATCTGATTAATAAATTTAAAAATTGAGAGGCTAATGATGAGCAATACACCTAAAGAATTAATGTACACCCGTGAACATGAGTGGCTGCGCGATGAAGGTAATGGTGAATTTACAGTTGGTATCACCGAACATGCGCAAGAAACGTTGGGTGACATGGTGTTTGTTGATTTACCCGAAGTGGGGACGGCGGTAAGTGCAGGTGATGACGTTGCAGTCGTCGAATCAGTTAAAGCAGCATCTGATATTTACGCACCACTGAGTGGCGAAATTGTGGCGGTTAATAGTGAGTTGAATGACGCGCCAGAACTCGTAAATGAACAGCCGTATCAAGAAGGTTGGATTTTCCGCATTAAAGCATCCGATACCGCAGAGCTGGCGGATTTGATTGATGCGGCGGGGTATACCTCTATGATCGAAGCCGAAGAATAGTTTATTCGTCATATTTTGTGTTGTGGCGGTGTTGGCTGCACTCGACAACTCGGGTCACATACTTGTGTATGTTCCCCAAGATTGTCTACGTTTGCCGCCTAGCCACAACGCAAACTATTTAGAATAAACACTTTTGGTTGTTGTGGCGGTGTTGGCTTCGCTCACTCGCCCTAGTCACATACTTATGTATGCTCCTAGGGTCTCATTTGCTTGCTGCCTAGCCACAAGATGAACTATTTATAGGATTTATCAATATGCTTATTTTGTGGGGGCAGCATTCGACAACTCGGGTCATATATTTGTGTATGTTCCCCAAGATTGTCTACGTTTGCCGCCTAGCCACAACGCAAACTATTTAGAATAAACACTTTTTAGTGATAGCCATAAGATGAGCTATTTATAGGATTGATAAAATCTAATTAGTTAGAAACAAGAAACAACCGCAATATCATTGATTTTAAGCGTTATCTCGCAAGTTCCGTAATAACCGCCCTACAACTTATGCATAGCAGACAAAGGATGGGAACACAGATATGTCGATGTCACTGAGTCAATTAGAAAATCGTTCAGAATTCATTT includes these proteins:
- a CDS encoding 5-formyltetrahydrofolate cyclo-ligase, producing MQDSLSTQRQQVRQTIRQARRQLSAQQQYDAAEQLMHNALNHPKIAQANTIALFLSFDGEIDTKPLIQALWAEGKQVYLPVLHPFSRHHLLFLHYRPDSQLVKNRFNIDEPPLDVRDVLPLEKLDIMLIPLVAFDTQGQRLGMGGGFYDRTLANWQKTGFYPIGLAHNCQQVEKLPIAHWDIPLPEIITPQKIWRWS
- the zapA gene encoding cell division protein ZapA, yielding MSAQPVDIQIFGRSMRVNCPSEQKEALLESAKELEQRLQNLKDRSGVTNMEQLIFIVALNVCHELAQEKTKTRDYAYNMEEKIKMLQHTIEQALHDQVKITERQVLPLE
- a CDS encoding YecA family protein gives rise to the protein MSIQKSLPNYESLDKLLQQHSIALTAAEIHGLITGLICGGGRDQSWQTLVHDLANDGLAFPQTVSQPLRELFDTTFEALDDSEFAFTMLFPDEDASVFDHADALAGWVNHFLLGVGVTQPKLADKKEISEVITDLRNIGMLGYDEDEDQEELEQALEEVVEYVRVAVQLCYIALIEPTKGQGPTAVENDKPVLH
- the pepP gene encoding Xaa-Pro aminopeptidase — protein: MNKQEFISRRNALLAQMQPGSAAIIFSAPPAQRNADCEYPYRQHSDFLYLTGFSEPEAVLVLIKSDEKHSHSVLFNRVRDLTAEIWFGRRLGQDAAPEKLGIDKALPFNEIEEQLYQLLNGLDVVYHAQGEFAYADKLVFDALDILRKGSRRHLRAPQTLVDWRPIVHEMRLFKSEEEINTLRMAGRISALAHVRAMETCRPNMYEYQLCGELEHEFTRHGARFPSYNSIVGSGENACILHYTENESLMKDGELVLIDAGAEFEGYAGDITRTFPVNGKFSQAQREIYDIVLKALNTALELYRPGTSIHEVTREIVRIKTEGLVALGILQGDVDQLIENKAYQPFFMHGLSHWLGLDVHDVGFYGTDRDRTLEVGMVLTVEPGLYIAPDADVPPQYRGIGVRIEDDIVITENGNENLTDLVVKDPDEIEALMAAVTHNLG
- the ubiH gene encoding 2-octaprenyl-6-methoxyphenyl hydroxylase; the encoded protein is MNVIIVGGGMAGATLALAISSLSQGKLSVSLIEAALPDGKHPGFDARAIALAHGTCQSLAKIGVWPALADCVTPINHVHVSDRGHAGFVNIAADDYHIDALGNVIELHEAGARLFSLLRKAPGVTLYCPAKVENVYREQEIVTVTLDNGDKVTGELLIAADGSHSAIGKACHMQWQQDDYGQVAIIANVKTAIDPQGQAFERFTEFGPLALLPMSQGRSSLVWCHQQEQADTIRSWDDETFKDKLQQAFGWRLGEIVMAGKRHCYPLVLRKALNPVSHRVVLVGNAAQTLHPIAGQGFNLGIRDVMQLAHIVVDANAKGQDIGRYSLLSQYQQARALDRDKTVTITDGLVRLFANRCLPLIVGRNLGLMAMEMLPPARDVLARQTLGWVAHQ
- the ubiI gene encoding FAD-dependent 2-octaprenylphenol hydroxylase, giving the protein MQSFDVVIAGGGMVGLALACGLEGSGLRVAVIETHPPKVPFSVAEPHALRVSAINAASEKLLTHLGVWSTIKGMRASAYNGMEVWDNDSFGRISFTAQERNLTHLGHIVENNVVRDALWQKGSQLRDVTLLAPATIKKVVWGENDVFITLDDENMLTARLIVGADGANSWLRSHADIPLTFWDYEHTALVATIRTEKPHEGVARQAFDGEGILAFLPLSDPHLCSIVWSQPATEAARRQSLEPADFNKELAVAFDVRLGLCQVESERLTIPLTGRYARQFAAQRLALLGDAAHTIHPLAGQGVNLGFMDVAMLIGEIKRLHREGKDFGQYLYLRDYERSRKHSAALMLAGMQGFRELFDGNNPAKKLLRDIGLVLADSLPGVKPQLLNHAMGLFDMPKWLEQLQVEDTL
- the gcvT gene encoding glycine cleavage system aminomethyltransferase GcvT, encoding MVKQTTLYDEHIACGAKMVDFHGWMMPLHYGSQINEHNFVRTEAGMFDVSHMTIVDLHGEGCRDFLRYLLANDINKLTEQGKALYTGMLNASGGVIDDLIVYYLADDFYRLVVNSATRDKDLAWIEQHAKGYAVEIRVRDDLALLAVQGPQAPEKVHSLLSSEQNSAIEGMKPFYGIQTGDLFIATTGYTGEKGYEIAMPKEQVVEFWHKLLKAGVHPAGLGARDTLRLEAGMNLYGQDMDETISPLAANMGWTISWKPEDRQFIGREALEKLREQGTEKLVGIVMREKGILRAGQVVRFTDELGKLQEGVITSGSFSPTLGFSIALARVPNGIQDKAIVEIRQREMPVEVVKPGFVREGNCLV
- the gcvH gene encoding glycine cleavage system protein GcvH; protein product: MSNTPKELMYTREHEWLRDEGNGEFTVGITEHAQETLGDMVFVDLPEVGTAVSAGDDVAVVESVKAASDIYAPLSGEIVAVNSELNDAPELVNEQPYQEGWIFRIKASDTAELADLIDAAGYTSMIEAEE